Below is a genomic region from Corallococcus silvisoli.
GCGGCAGGGGGGCCTCTGGCAGCTCCGCGTCACAGAAGGCACAGCGGCGCCGGGCCGCCGACTGGGGGCGCCCGCAGGAGGAGCACATGACGAGCACTTCCGCGGGCACCGCGCCTCCCTCTCTTCTTTCGTCAGCCGACGACGAAGTTCACCAGCCGCTTGGGGACGAAGACGAACTTGCGCAGCGTCTTGCCTTCGAGGGCGGCCTTCACCTTGTCGTCCGCCTCCGCCGCCGCGCGCACGTCCGCCTCACCCGCGTCCGCCGCCACGCGCACCTCCGCGCGCAGCTTGCCGTTCACCTGCACGGCGTACGGAATCACGTCGTCCACCACGAGCGCGGGGTCGAACTCCGGCCAGGCCTCCGTGACGGTGGACGCCTTCGCGCCGTAGGCCTCCGCCAGCTCGTCCGCGATGTGCGGCGCGAACGGGGTGAGGATGCGCGCGAGCAGCCGCATCGCCTCCGCCATGGCCGCCTTCTCCGCGGGCGTCTCCGGCGTGCCCACCGCGTAGAGCGCGTTCACGCACTCCATGACGCCGGCGACGGCGGTGTTGAAGGACAGGCGCTCGATGGCCTCGCTCACGCGCTTGACGCACTTGTGCGCCGCGCGGCGCGTCTCCAGCGCCTTGCCCTCGTAGGGGCCGTCATGCGTGGCCCCCGCCACCGACGCCTGGTGCGTCGCGGCCAGCGTCCACACGCGCTTGAGGAAGCGGAAGACGCCCTCCACCTGCTCGTGGGACCAGTCGAAGTCGCGCTCCGGCGGGCCCGCGAAGAGCACGTAGGTGCGCGCGGTGTCCGCCCCATACTTCTGCACGATGGTGGACGGGGCCACGCCGTTGCCGTAGCGCTTGCCCATCTTCCGGCCGTCCGCGCCGTTGACGATGCCCTGGGTGATGAGCCGCGTGACGGGCTCGTCCACCGGCGACAACCCGAGCAGCTTCATCACGCGGGTCCAGAACCGGAAGTAGAGCAGGTGCATCACGGCGTGCTCGGGGCCGCCCACGTACACGTCCACCGGCAGCCAGCGCTGCGCTTCCTTCGGGTCGAAGGGCGCGGCGTCGTACTTCGGCGACAGGTAGCGCGCGAAGTACCAGCAGGAGTCGACGAAGGTGTCCATCGTCTCCGTCTCCCGGCGCGCGGGGCCGCCGCACTTGGGGCAGGTCGTGTTGGCGAAGGACGCAACCTTCGCGAGCGGCGGCTCCCCCTTGCCGGTGAGCACCGCCTGCGTGTCGATGTCCGGCAGCCGCACCGGGAGCTGCTCCAACGGCACGGGGATGCCCTTGCGCTCCGGGTCGCACTTCTCGCAGTAGACGATGGGGATGGGCGTGCCCCAGTAGCGCTGGCGGCTGAAGCCCCAGTCCTTCTGGCGGTACGTCACCGTGGCCTTGCCCTGCCCCTGCGACTCCAGCTTCGCGGCCAGCTTCTTGCGCGCCTCCGCGGACGGCATGCCGGTGAAGTCACCGGAGTCCGCGAGCACGCCGTCGTCCGTGTACGCCTCCGTCAGCGTCTCCCCCGCCCCGAGCTTGTCGCCCGTCGCCGGCTGGATCACGACGCGCACGGGCAGCGCGTACTTGCGCGCGAAGGCGAAGTCGCGCGCGTCGTGCGCCGGCACGCTCATCACCGCGCCGGTGCCGTAGTCGCTCACCACGAAGTTGGCGATCCAGATGGGCACCGGCTGGCCCGTCACGGGGTTCACCGCGTAGCCACCGGTGAAGACGCCTTCCTTCTCCGCGTCCTCGCCCAGCCGCTCCGTCTTGTTCTGCGCGGCCATCTTCTTCGCGAACGCGTCCACGTCCGCGCGGCGCTCCGCCGTCGTCACCTGCGCGACGAGCTTGTGGTCCGGCGCGAGCACCACGTAGGTGCAGCCGAAGAGCGTGTCCACGCGGGTGGTGAAGACGCGCAGGGCGGCGTCATGCCCCTGCACGCGGAAGTCCACCTCCGCGCCATCCGAGCGGCCAATCCAGTTGCGCTGGGCCGCGGTGATGCGCTCCGGCCACTCCTTCAGCGTGTCGAGCGCGTCGAGCAGGTCCTGCGAGTAGCGCGTGATGCGGAACGCCCACTCGGGCATCTCCTTGTCCTGCACCTCCGAGTCGCAGCGCTCGCAGCGGCCGTCCTTCACCTGCTCGTTGGCGATGACGGTGAGGCAGCCGGTACACCAGTTCACCTTGCTGAAGCGGCGATAGACGAGCCCGCGCTCCAGCATCTGGAGGAAGAACCACTGGTTCCAGCGGTAGTACTCCGGCTGGCTGGTGTTGACCTCGCGCGTCCAGTCGTAGCTGTAGCCGAGCGTCTTGATCTCCGCCTTGAACGACTCGATGTTCTCGCGGGTGCGGATGGCCGGGTGGACGCCGTCCTTGATGGCCGCGTTCTCCGCCGGCAGGCCAAAGGCGTCCCAGCCCATGGGGTGCAGCACGTCGAAGCCGCGCATCTGGTAGTAGCGCGCGTAGACGTCCCCGATGAGGTAGTTGCGCACATGCCCCATGTGCATCTGGCCACTGGGGTACGGCAGCATCTCCAGGACGTACTTCTTGGGGGCATCCGGGCGCCTGCCTGCCCGGAAGAGGCCCTCCTGCTCCCAGCGGGTCTGCCACTTTCCTTCAATCGACTGCGGCTCGTAACGCTCGTTCATCGCCATGGCTCTTCGGACTCTTAGCGGGAGGTAGGACACGCGGGCAACAAGTCTTGGCGCGTCGAAGGCCTGGACGGCCGGCGCCCTCCCCCACCTGACCGGGCGGCCCTGGTGGGAGGGGCCCAAGGTGGGGTGGGACTCGCTCGGTGCTTGCCCTCGGGCCCGGGCGCGACTAACTCGCCTTCCCGGTCTGGAGCAGAGGGAGAGCACCATGCAGGTCGTGAGTGTGAAGAAGGCCCTGTCGGGGGCCATCGAGGCGGGCTCGAAGGTGGAGGTGCGCGGCTGGGTGCGGACGCGCCGCGACTCCAAGGCGGGCATCAGCTTCGTCAACGTGAGCGACGGGTCGGTCTTCGACCCCATCCAGGTCGTCGCGCCCAATTCGCTGCCCAACTACGAGAAGGAGGTCCTTCGCCTCAGCGCGGGCGCCTCCGTCATCTGCCGCGGCACGCTCGTGCAGTCCCAGGGCAAGGGGCAGTCCTTCGAGGTGCAGGCGGACGAGGTCCAGGTGCTGGGCCTGGTGGATGATCCGGACACCTACCCCATCCAGCCGAAGCAGCACTCGCTGGAGTTCCTGCGGGAGGTGGCGCACCTGCGCGTGCGCACCAACACCTTCGGGGCGATCACCCGCGTGCGCAACGCGGCCGCGCAGGCGGTGCACCGCTTCTTCCACACCGAGGGCTTCTGCTGGGTCAACACGCCCATCATCACCGCCAGCGACGCGGAGGGGGCCGGGCAGATGTTCCGCGTGTCCACGCTGGACGCCAGCAACCCGCCGCGCGGTCCGGACGGCAAGATTGACTGGGGCAAGGACTTCTTCGGCAAGGAGGCCTACCTCACCGTGTCCGGGCAGCTGAACGTGGAGGCGTACTGCCTGGCCATGTCCAAGGTCTACACGTTCGGCCCCACGTTCCGCGCGGAGAACAGCAACACCACGCGGCACCTGGCCGAGTTCTGGATGATTGAGCCGGAGATCGCCTTCGCGGACCTCAACGAGGACGCGGCGCTGGCGGAGCGGTTCCTCAAGTACGTGTTCAAGGCCGTGCTGGACGAGTGCGCGCCGGACATGAAGTTCTTCGAGGAGCGCCAGCAGAAGGGCGTCACGGAGCGGATGGAGAAGTTCATCGGCTCCAGCTTCGAGCGCATCGACTACACGGACGCCATCTCCATCCTCCAGAAGGCGAAGAAGAAGTTCGAGTACACGCCGGAGTGGGGCAAGGACCTCCAGACCGAGCACGAGCGCTACCTCACCGAGGAGCACGTGGGCCGGCCCGTGGTGGTGATGAACTACCCGGAGGCCATCAAGGCCTTCTACATGCGCATCAACGAGGACGGGAAGACCGTGGCCGCGATGGACGTGCTCGCCCCGGGCATCGGCGAGATCATCGGCGGCAGCCAGCGCGAGGAGCGCCTGGACGTGCTGGATGCGCGCATGCGGAAGTTCGGCCTCAACCCCGAGCACTACCAGTGGTACCGCGACCTGCGCCGCTACGGCACCGTGCCGCACGCGGGCTTCGGGCTCGGGTTCGAGCGGCTCATCGTCTACATGTGCGGCCTGCAGAACATCCGCGACGCCATCCCCTACCCGCGCGTGCCGGGCTCCGCCGCCTTCTAACGGCCGGTGGGCAGGATGCGCCGATGACCCAGGGCCTCCCGTGGATGCGTTCCCGGGAGGCCCTTCTTTTTTGACGGGGGGTTTGACCCGCGCGGCGTCCTGGCTACGTTGGTCCCGTGTCCTGGCATGCGCACCGGATGGCTCGCTGGCTGAGGTTGGCGCTGGCGTGCGTCGCGCTGGCCCTGGGGGCCGGTGCGTCAGCGCATCCGCTGCCCGTGCCCCAGGCGGCCGTCGCGGCCTGGGTCGAGCGGCGCGCCCCCCAGGCACGCCCCCGCGAGGTGAAGCCCCCCGCGCGGCTCAGCGCCCCGGCGCCGCGCCCCGGCCCTGCCCGCGTACGGGCAGCCGTCCACCGTGTCGCCCGGCGGCCCCAGCTCCCCGGGCCGCCCCGGCGGCGCTTCCTCCTCCATCGAGCGCTCCTGCACTGAGCCCGTCCAGAGGCCCCGTCCCTGGAAGGTTTCTCCGTTCATGGAGTCCGCATGTCTTTTCTCTCGAACGCGGGGCGCGCCTGCTGGCGCGTCCTCAAGGCGGGGCCGCGCAGGCTCATCCGCGCCTGCCGGCTCATCCTCATCCTCATCCTCGTCGTGCTGCCCAACCCCCTGGTGATGGTGCTGTCGGTCTTCCTGACGGCGGAGCGCCGCAACCTTCCCGCGGAGGTGCTGCGAAAGAAGAAGTGAGGCCCTCCGAGAAGCAGGGGCCTTCCCACATGGAGGGCCCCTGCCCCCTCATGCCTTCTTCCGGATGCCCGCGCGCTCCTGCGCGAGCGCGCCCAGCGCGGACCAGTCCTCGTCGCCGCGGCCCTGTGCCACGCCCGTGAGGAAGTGGTCGCGCAGGAGGCTGGCCAACGGCAGCGGCACCTCCGCGCCACGGCCCGCCTCCAGCGCCAGCGTCATGTCCTTGAGGCCCAGGCGCAGCGCGAAGCCCGCGGGCGTGTACTGCCCCTTCGCGATGGTGGCCGCGTAGTTCTCGAAGATGGGCGAGCGGGCGAAGACGGCCTTGAAGACGTCCAGGAACGCCGCGCGCTCCACGCCGCACTTCTCCGCGAGCGCGAACGCCTCCGACAGGGACTCCATCATCGACGCGATGAGGAAGTTGCCGGAGAGCTTCACCGTGTTGGCGGCGGAGGGCCGTTCGCCCAGTTCCGTGAGGCCGCGCCCCAGGGCCGTGAGCAGCGGACGCACGCGCTCCACCTGGGCCTTGGGGCCGGCGGTGATGACCCAGAGCTGCTTGCCCGCGGCGGCCTCGGGGCGGCCGAAGACGGGGGCGGCGACGTAGCCCTGCCCGGCTTCCGCGTGCGCCTTCGCCAGCCGCTCCGACAGCGCGACGGAGATGGTGCTGGACGAGACGTGGATGGCGCCCTTCGGCAGCGCGCTGGCGACGCCGTCCTTCCCCAGGACGGCACCTTCCGCGGCGTGGTCATCCGCCAGCATCGACACCACGGCCTCCGCGTCACGCGCGGCGTCCGCGGGCGTCTTCGCCACGCGCGCGCCCTGCTGCTTCAACGGCGCGGCCTTGGACTCGGTGCGGTTCCAGACGGTGAGCTGATGACCCGCGTCGAGCAGGTTCTTCGCCATGGGCTCGCCCATGTTTCCCAATCCGATGAAGCCGACCTTCATGGAGATGCTCCCTTCGTGCTCGCGTTCACGCTTCGTTCGCCTGCTCTTCGGAGACGTCCAGCCGCTCGAAGGCACGGCCCAGGACGGCGACGCCCAGCGCCACCTCCGCGAAGAGTGCTCCGGCCGCCGCCAGGCCCGCGAGCGGGACGGCCCAGCGCCCCACGACAGTGAACAGCGGGTAGCCCACGAGGAGGGCCACCACGCCCGCGGGCAACAGTCCCAGGAACGTCACCACCAGCGTGCCCACCAGCGTGAGCAGCCGCTGCCCCAGCGCCTCCACGCCGCGCGCCCGCTCCGAGTCCGCCGGAATCCACGCGGGCAGCAGCACCACCGCCGCGTTCTGCACGAACAACCCCGCGAGCCCCAGCGCCGGCAACACCGAAAGCAGCCCCAGCACCACCGGCGTGGACCACTGCGCGAGCGTCACGTCGTCCGAGCCCACGCCCAGCACGCCCGCCACGGCCAGCATCACCCACTGCGCCGCGCCCAACGTCAGCGCGGACGCGGCCAGCTCCGCGCCCACCACCTGCCGCCCCGTGAGCGGCAGCGCGCGCAGCAGCTCCAGCTTGGGCAGGTCCATCCGCAGGTCCGTCCGGAACGCGCTCGGGCCAATCACGGCCATGGCCACCGCGACCATCAGCGCCATGGGGCCCAGGAACTCGCGGCTGTTGGCGAACAGGCGCGTGTCGCCCATCACCAGCGCGAGGGTCGCCCCCAGCACCACGAAGGCCAGCAGCATCACCAGCCCGCTGCCCATCCGCCTGCGCGCGATGAGGTTCTTCCACAGGAGCGCGACCTCTGGACGCCCCCGAGGCCCCAGCACGAAGGGCACCCGGCCCACGTGGATGGCCCCCACACGCGCGGCCCGGTTCCCCCGCTCCGCCCGCTGACGCGTCCGCGCGTCCGCGCTCGCCACCGCCGAGTCCTCGAAGGGGACCTCCACCGCCAGCACCCAGGCGTAGTGCGCCGCGAGCAGCGCCAGCGCCGCGGGCAGGTAGCGCAGGAACTCCTGTCCGCTGTGCGCCATCGCGGGGGCCACCAGCGCGCGGCCCGGCCACAGCACCGCGCGGGGGCCGGGCGCGTCGAGGACATCCCGCAGCCACTCGCGCACGGCGAACGGCGCGGAGGCGTCCGCGGGCCACGGGTGCGCATCCAGCGTGGACAGCAGCGTCCCCACCGCCGCCACGAGCACCAGCGCCACCACCGCCCAGCGCACGGCGCCGCCCCAGCGCCCCTGGGACACGAGCCAGGCGCGCACGAACGACGCCGCCGTGCCATGCAGGTACAGCGTCCCCATGGCCAGCGACGCCCCGAGGAAGAAGAGCTCCGGACGGGAGCTGGTGAAGCGCCCCACGAAGAGCGTCGCCGCCAGCGCCGCCAGCCCCGCGCTCAACAAGCCTCGCAGGAGCTTGTAGTGCAGCAGCGCCCGGCGCGTGACGGGCGCGGGGAAGAAGGCCTGCACCTCCGTCTGCGTGAAGGTCAGCGCGGGCCGGTCCGCGCCCAGCACCCACGCCGTCACCAGCGTGCCCAGCACCGACACCTCCAGCGACAGCTCCGCGAACAGCTTCGCGTTCGGGGACACCGCGCGCCCCGTCCCCACCACGAACACGCTGCGGCCCACGAGCGAGTACAGGTACGCGAGCCCCACCAGCGCGCCCAGCAGGTAGCGCGGGTGCTTGAGCCGCCGCACCTGACGCACCACCCGGTTGCGCCACGTCCTCACCCAGAGGAACGCCACCGCGCCCGGAAAGCTCACGAGTCCCCGGGCCCCGTCGCTTCCGCGGCCGCGCTGGTGATGCGCACGAACAGCTCCTCCAGCGACGCGCCGTCCCCCGCACCACCCGCCATCTGTTCACGGATCTCCGGCAGCGAGCCCAGCGCCACCGCGCGGCCTCCGGCGATGACGAGCAGCCGGTGGCACAGCTCCTCCACCAGCGGAAGCAGGTGCGACGACAGCACCAGCGCAGTGCCCTCCTCCGCGCGGCGGCGCAGCGACGCCTTCATCCGGCGGATGCCCAGCGGATCCAACCCCGTCAGCGGTTCGTCCAGGAGGATCAGCCGCGGCTGGTGCAGGAAGCCGCACGCGATGGACAGCTTCTGCTTCATCCCGCGCGACAGCTCGCCGGGCAGCGACTTCTCCCGGCCCGTCAGCTCCATCTCCCCCAGGAGCGCGCGGCCCCGCTCCTCCCAGTCCTCCACGCCGTAGAGGCGCGCGGTGAAGTTCAGGTGCTCCCAGACGGTGAGGTACTCGAAGAAGCGCGGCTCGTCCGGCAGGAAGGCCAACCGCCGCTTCGCTTCCACGGGCGCTTCCGACAGGTCATGCCCCGCCACCCGCACGCGCCCCACGGACGGCGGCAGGATGCCAGCGAGGCACCGGAGCGTGGACGTCTTCCCCGCGCCGTTGGGCCCCACGAGGCCCAGCACCTCGCCGGGCGCCACCTGGAAGGTGAGCCCACGCACCGCCCGCACCGCGCCGTACGTCTTCTCCAACCCCTCGACGTCCAGCGCCGGTTCCATGCGTGCCCTAGGACCCTTCGCGAAGCTCAGCCGAGCTTCAGCAGTTCCTTCACCGTGTCCAGCACCACCCGGGCCTGCACGGGCTTCACCAGGTAGGCCGTGGCCCCCAGCGCCATGGCCCGCGCGCGGTCCGCGTCCGCGCCCTCCGTCGTCACGACGACGATGGGCACGGCCCGGTGCTCCTCCGTCTGACGGATGTGGTGGATGAGCTTCAGCCCGTCCATCAACGGCATGTTGATGTCCGTCATCACCAGATCGAAGCGGCCCTGCGTGGAGAGCTTCTTCAGCCCCTCCACGCCATCCTGCGCCTCGACGCAGACCACGCCCGCCAGACGCTGAAGCGCGTACATGATGCTGCGGCGCATGGCCTGCGAGTCATCCACCACCAACGCGCGGATCGGCTGCTGCGACATGCCCCCGACACTAACACCCGCGCGCCGCCGGGCCCGGGATTGTGACGCGGCCTGTCCGGCAACCACCGATTCACTGTCCGGACGACTGACGGCGGCGGCGCACCAGCGCGGCCAGCTCCGAGCCGATGTCGTCCAATGGAAGCACGCGCGTCACCGCCCCCGTGGCGATGGCCTCCTTGGGCATGCCGAACACCACCGCCGTGTCCTCGGACTCGGCCCAGGTCTCCCCGCCCTCGCGCCGGACGCCGCGCACGCCCTGGGCTCCGTCCGCCCCCATCCCCGTCAGCACCACCGCCACCGCGCGTGAACCCAGCACCTCCGCCGCGCTCTCGAAGAGCCGGTCCACCGACGGGGCGTACTTGTCCGCGGACACGGGGGATGGCGTGCGCAGCTCCATCCGCCCCGAGCGCTCCGTCAGCAGCAGGTGCCGCCCGCCCGGCGCGATGTAGACGTGGCCCGGCGCCACCACGTCGCCTTCGCGTGCCTCCGTCACCGTGAAGGGCCCGATGCGGTCCAGGCGCTCCGCGAAGGCCCGGGTGAACTGCGAGGGCATGTGCTGGCCCACCAGCACGCTGACGGCCGGCTCGGCGGACAGCCCCTCCAGCAGCCGCTGCACCGCCGGAGGTCCGCCCGTGGACGCCCCCACCGCGATGACCTGCGGCGCTTCTCCGGAGAGCACGGCGCTGCGCAGCGCGGCGCCATGGCGTCCGCCGGACTTCACGTGGCGGGCCGCGCGCACCTTGTCCAGCAGCTCGCGCCGCAGGCCCTCCAGTGCCTCGGGCGTGCCCCGGGGCGGCTTGGCGATGAAGTCGAACGCGCCCAGCTCCAGCGCCTTGAACACATCCGACTTGTGCGCGTAGCTGGAGATGACGATGACGGGCGTGGGGGACACGCGCATCAGCAGGCGCAGGAAGGTGTGTCCCCCCAGGCGGGGCATCTCCAGGTCCAGCGTCACCACGTCCGGCTTCAGCTCCAGGACCTTCTTGAGGCCTTCCTCGCCGTCCTGCGCCCAGTCCAGCACCTCCACGTCCGCGGAGGACTCCAGCAACGTGGTGAGCGTTCGGCGGTTGGTGGCCGAGTCGTCGATGACGAGCACCGTGAGCGGACGCCCCATCAGCGCCCCTCCAAGGACGGAAGCTCCGGCCGGCGGTACACCAGGTCGCCCTTCAGATGCACCAGCTCGAAGTCCGCGCCCAGGCTGAGCAGGTTCTCCGCGTGGCCCAGGAGCAGGTAGCCCCCCGGACAGAGCCGGTCGCGGATGACGCCCAACACCCGGCGGCGCGCGGCCAGGTCGAAGTAGATCATCACGTTGCGGCAGAAGACGACGTCGGTGCGCGGCACCAGCTGGCTCGCCGCCACGTCCGACAGGTTGTGATGGCCGAAGCTCACCCACGCCTTCACGTCGTCGCGCACACGGACGCGGTTCACCCCCGCGGGGACGAAGTAGCGCTCCAGCAGCTCCGGGGGGGTCGCGCGCAGGGCGCTGGGGCCGTACTCGGCGCGGCGGGCCACCGTCAGCACCCGGCGCGACAGGTCCGTGCCGTACACCTCCACGTCCCAGTCATCGAAGCGGCCGCTCTCCTTCAACAGCATCGCCACCGTGTACGCCTCTTCTCCGGAGGAACACCCCGCGGACCACAACCGCAGACGGCGCGTGTGCGCGTTGCGCTTCTCCAGGATGGGAAGCAGCTCCTCGCAGAAGGCCTTGAGCTGCGCGGGCTCGCGGAAGAAGTACGTCTCGTGCGTGGTGAGGGACTCCACCGCCGCTTCCAGCTCCGCGTGGCGCTGGACGTCGTAGCGCAGGTAGCGGTGGTACGCGCCGAAGTCCTGGAGCCCCAGTGCCTCCAGCCGGGGCCACAGCCTGCGCTCCATCACGAACTTCATGTTCTCGTGGATGAGGATCCCGCAGTGCGCGTAGACGTGGTCGCGCAGCAGCCGGAACTCCTCCAGCGTCATCTCCGGGCGACCCTCGTCGAAGCGTGGCATCCGCGCGCCCTCCTCAACGCCCCGACAGCCGGGCCACCGCGTCCGACAACGCGACCCGGGCCAGCCCATCGTGCTCCACCGAGAGGGCCTGCTGGAGCGCGGGCAGGCATTCCGGACGGTCCAGGCCGCCCAGCACGCGCGCGGCCGCCGCACGGACATCCCACCGGGGGTGGCCCAGGAGCGACACCGCCAGCGCCGCCCCATCCGCGCTCGCCTCCGCCGACGTCAGCGCCGCGAGCGCCGCCTTCACCACCTCCGCGTCGGGGTGGCTCAGCGCGTCCCACAGCACGCCCGGCCCCACCGTCCCCAGCTTCGCCAGGGCCCGCACCGACAGCACCGCGAGCGCGCCGTCGCCGTGGCGCACCAGCGCCTCCAGGTCCTCTGAACGGTCCTTCGCCCCCACGCCCCCCACCGCCTCCACCGCGGCCAGGCGCACGGCGCGGTCCTCGTCCTTCAGCGCGAGCGCCAGGAAGTTCGACGTCTCCGTCCCCTTCTGCTGCCCCAGGGAGCGAACCGCGGCGACGCGGACCTTCGCGGACTCGTCCGCCAGCGCGCCGCGCGCCAGCTCCTGGCCCGTCTCGCCATCCGCCCTGCCCGCCGCCTCCACCGCCGCCGCGCGCCACGCAGCGTCCTCGTCGCGCGCCAGCCGCCGCAAGAGGGGCAGCACCCGCGCACCGCCCAGCCGCCCCAGCACCGCCACCGCCGCGGGCGTCGTGCGCTGCTCCACCGCCGCCTCCAGCGCGGCCAGCGCCACCAGCGGGTGGCCCACGGTCAGCTGCTCCAGCGCGCGCGACGCCATCCCCGACAGGGAAGGATCCGCGAGCAGCGCCACCAGCGGCGCCACGGCGTCCGGCGAGCGCGTGCGCCCCAGCGCCCGCACCACCACCGTGCGCAGGTCATCCTCCGCCCACTCCAGGAGCGCGCACAGCTCCGGCACCGACGTCGCATCCACCAGCAGCACCAGCGCCTCGGCCGCCACCGTGCGCGCGGGCAGGGACAGCGTCCCCATGTTGCCCAGCAGCAGCCGCCGTCCCTCCGGCCCCAGCTGTCCCAGGGTGAAGAGCACCTCGCGCAGGAGCCGGTCCTCGCGCGCCACCTCCGCCACCGCCACCGCGAGCGACGCTTCTCCCAGCGCCCCCGCGACCACCAGCGCGCCGGCCCGCACCTGCACGTCCTCGCCATCCAGCGCTTGCGCCACCCGCTCCGTCACTTCCGGAATGCCGCCCACCACCGCGCGCGCGACCGCGTCCAGTTCGCCCCGCTCATAGGGCCCCAGCCCTCCCGCCTGGGTGCCCAACGCGACGAAGGCGGCCTCGCGCACCGAACGCACCGGAGAGGCCAGGGCCCGACAGATGCGCTCCGTGGACACGCCTGGGGGATGCAGCCCCAACAGCCGCAAGGCGCTGCGTTGCAGGCCCGGGTCCTCCACCAGCGCCATCACCCGCGCCAGGGGCGGCGCGCGCTTGAGCGACGCGAGGCCCTCCAGCGCCGCCAGCCGCAAGAGGGCCGTGGGTGCGTCCAGCAGTGACTCCAACGCCCGCGCCGCGGCGTCCCCGCCCAGCCGGCCCAGCGCTTCCGCCGCGGCCACGCGCACGTTGAGGTCCACGTCGGAGAGCGCGCGCAGCAGCACGTCCTCCACCTCCGGGCGACCCAGCTGTCCCAGGATGTCCGCCGCAAGCTTGCGCTGATCCGGATCCTCGTGCTCCAGCAGGCGCACCAGCGGACGCAGCGCCACGGGCCCCATGCCGGCAAGCGCCTCGGCCGCCGCGTTGCGCGCGCCTGTCTCGCCCCGCTCGCCCAGGACGGAGATGAGCCGGGCGGTGACTCCTGGCGCGT
It encodes:
- a CDS encoding CheR family methyltransferase yields the protein MPRFDEGRPEMTLEEFRLLRDHVYAHCGILIHENMKFVMERRLWPRLEALGLQDFGAYHRYLRYDVQRHAELEAAVESLTTHETYFFREPAQLKAFCEELLPILEKRNAHTRRLRLWSAGCSSGEEAYTVAMLLKESGRFDDWDVEVYGTDLSRRVLTVARRAEYGPSALRATPPELLERYFVPAGVNRVRVRDDVKAWVSFGHHNLSDVAASQLVPRTDVVFCRNVMIYFDLAARRRVLGVIRDRLCPGGYLLLGHAENLLSLGADFELVHLKGDLVYRRPELPSLEGR
- a CDS encoding HEAT repeat domain-containing protein — protein: MSDTVRSPEVLEEARYRALQAVDPRTPGALETLTQGLHDESWRVRHAAAEGLRRVPDAPGVTARLISVLGERGETGARNAAAEALAGMGPVALRPLVRLLEHEDPDQRKLAADILGQLGRPEVEDVLLRALSDVDLNVRVAAAEALGRLGGDAAARALESLLDAPTALLRLAALEGLASLKRAPPLARVMALVEDPGLQRSALRLLGLHPPGVSTERICRALASPVRSVREAAFVALGTQAGGLGPYERGELDAVARAVVGGIPEVTERVAQALDGEDVQVRAGALVVAGALGEASLAVAVAEVAREDRLLREVLFTLGQLGPEGRRLLLGNMGTLSLPARTVAAEALVLLVDATSVPELCALLEWAEDDLRTVVVRALGRTRSPDAVAPLVALLADPSLSGMASRALEQLTVGHPLVALAALEAAVEQRTTPAAVAVLGRLGGARVLPLLRRLARDEDAAWRAAAVEAAGRADGETGQELARGALADESAKVRVAAVRSLGQQKGTETSNFLALALKDEDRAVRLAAVEAVGGVGAKDRSEDLEALVRHGDGALAVLSVRALAKLGTVGPGVLWDALSHPDAEVVKAALAALTSAEASADGAALAVSLLGHPRWDVRAAAARVLGGLDRPECLPALQQALSVEHDGLARVALSDAVARLSGR